From one Botrytis cinerea B05.10 chromosome 7, complete sequence genomic stretch:
- the Bcnab2 gene encoding Bcnab2, with the protein MSVEVVLDSPLAHALNASIQPKLVEVGWSTGGADDSALSEYIILMLVNGKTQEQIAAELSGDLLNLGDDDPGARDFSQWLFNQVGLLNSQISGGGYPETGAETEQAQFGESNVSQDADMNDASEAGDINVPTGPKSMRNGSGGVSRPRDKRMLNHLTKAMDRTHDAALHRVRPQSGNERINTHARGPPTGPRGPVNIRGTARMQNGRGHGGMGGMPTQHGAAQNIMGMSQQQQLELYAMLEQQSRLMAQMFTPQQQQMMQRGGNGMGSGFPGQGRPLHERMQHPNRSQNNNFQKRHEHQPQSQNDNSMDVEMNSSDKVDSLSPDTTCRFNLSCTNKDCKFAHQSPAAPPGTAIDVADVCTFGAACKNRKCVGRHPSPAQKIAHQTTQDCIYFPNCKNTNCPFRHPTMPLCRNGADCTTPDCKFTHVKTMCKFNPCLNPTCAFKHEEGQKRGKFDDKVWVADGTKEHVSERKFVDEDGNEELILPGGAASADTGAGRSGDAEVAE; encoded by the exons ATGTCGGTCGAAGTCGTCTTGGATTCGCCTTTGGCTCATGCGCTCAACGCTTCCATTCAACCAAAGCTCGTAGAGGTAGGGTGGAGTACAGGCGGCGCTGATGATTCTGCGCTTTCGGAATATATTATCCTCATGCTGGTGAACGGAAAGACGCAAGAACAAATCGCCGCGGAATTATCAGGGgatcttttaaatcttggtgatgatgatccGGGAGCAAGAGATTTTTCACAGTGGTTATTCAACCAGGTtggattattaaattcaCAAATTAGCGGTGGAGGATATCCAGAGACTGGCGCAGAGACTGAGCAGGCTCAATTTGGAGAATCAAATGTGTCGCAAGATGCAGATATGAATGATGCTTCTGAGGCAGGCGATATAAATGT ACCAACAGGCCCCAAGTCAATGCGAAATGGAAGTGGTGGTGTTAGTCGTCCACGGGATAAACGTATGCTGAATCATTTGACGAAGGCAATGGATCGCACGCATGATGCCGCTCTCCATCGAGTACGTCCACAATCAGGAAATGAACGAATAAATACACATGCACGAGGACCCCCAACAGGACCAAGGGGACCTGTAAATATCCGAGGTACTGCTCGCATGCAAAACGGGCGTGGGCATGGTGGCATGGGGGGTATGCCGACGCAACATGGTGCGGCGCAAAATATAATGGGCATGtctcaacaacaacaactcgAACTATATGCTATGCTTGAGCAGCAATCGAGATTGATGGCGCAAATGTTCACTCCGCAGCAGCAACAAATGATGCAACGAGGGGGCAATGGTATGGGCTCAGGATTCCCGGGACAAGGCAGACCTTTACATGAGCGAATGCAACACCCCAATCGGTcccaaaataataatttccaGAAGCGCCACGAGCACCAAccacaatctcaaaatgaCAACTCGATGGATGTTGAAATGAATTCTAGCGACAAGGTTGATAGTCTTTCTCCAGACACTACATGCAGATTCAACTTGTCTTGCACGAACAAAGACTGCAAATTTGCACATCAATCTCCTGCAGCTCCCCCAGGAACGGCTATTGATGTTGCAGATGTTTGCACCTTTGGTGCAGCCTgcaaaaatcgaaaatgcGTTGGGCGGCACCCATCCCCGGCCCAGAAGATTGCACATCAGACCACTCAAGACTGCATATATTTCCCGAATTGTAAGAATACCAACTGCCCCTTCCGACATCCAACAATGCCATTATGCCGAAATGGTGCCGATTGTACAACACCAGACTGCAAGTTCACGCACGTCAAGACCATGTGCAAATTCAATCCTTGCTTAAATCCAACATGTGCATTCAAGCACGAAGAGGGCCAGAAGAGAGGGAAATTTGATGACAAAGTATGGGTGGCAGATGGTACAAAGGAGCATGTCAGTGAGCGGAAGTTcgtggatgaggatggaaatgAGGAGTTGATTTTACCTGGAGGAGCAGCATCAGCAGACACAGGAGCAGGAAGAAGTGGTGATGCAGAGGTTGCCGAATAG
- the Bchem14 gene encoding Bchem14 translates to MIITRMRLPESPLLAPLRRCYNIPQCQVVRLRRRNVLGSCTRAYSYQTRPQLHTRERSKPLLKYYSSYAQSNPPTRKSAEVISENKSSEEWKEPSVAILGGGITGLATAYYLTQMAPHLKVTLYESSERLGGWLRTKHIDVGDGEVVFEQGPRTLRPNTPAGFVTLNLIRDLGLSDEVIKTNKLSAAALNRFVYYPDRLVCMPEPSQGIYAIAWKMLTEPVFKGMHRLLFEYKRPRRPAELDDESVGSFLARRTGGTDIPDNLVSAVFHGIYAGDIYKLSAKSIMPSQWGMEGAFGSISAGISQMAKFKNATAEDADLEEKERSSFTDNERAIINETSVYTFRRGIGTLSEALDSSLRNNPNVKIKLGEDVGKIEYDGQSEGIKIYTAQAGESSTNHSYVISTLSGRTLSTLTTPSDDSLLPSLAKTEAVTVMVVNLYYRDEDLLPERGFGYLIPRSIPFDQNPEFALGVVFDSDATVGQDTVPGTKVTVMLGGHWWDDFETYPSEEEGAAMAKAVLKRHLKIDQEPEMVHASLQKDCIPQYTVGHEQRLKQAHYELLSAYKGRLAVAGNSYTGVGVNDCIKAAKVVAGDVARSNDVTGLEKFAEQKWWEKMIKREQ, encoded by the exons ATGATAATAACGAGGATGCGTCTGCCCGAGTCTCCTTTATTGGCTCCTCTGAGGCGATGCTATAATATTCCTCAATGTCAAGTCGTACGTCTACGTCGGCGAAACGTTCTAGGGTCTTGTACTAGAGCATATAGCTACCAAACACGCCCACAATTGCACACTCGCGAACGATCAAAGCCTCTGTTGAAATACTATAGTAGCTATGCTCAATCCAATCCTCCAACCAGGAAGTCTGCGGAGGTTATATCAGAGAATAAGAGCTCagaagaatggaaggaaCCCAGTGTCGCAATTCTTGGCGGTGGGATTACAGGTCTGGCAACAGCATACTATCTCACCCAAATGGCACCACATTTGAAAGTTACATTGTATGAGAGTAGTGAGAGGCTAGGAGGGTGGCTGCGGACAAAACATATTGACGTGGGAGATGGTGAAGTTGTGTTTGAACAAGGACCGAGGACTTTGAGACCGAACACGCCTGCGGGATTTGTTACTCTAAACTTG ATTAGAGACCTTGGTCTGTCTGACGAGGTGATTAAAACCAACAAATTGTCTGCCGCTGCCTTGAACCGCTTTGTCTATTATCCCGATCGGCTTGTGTGCATGCCTGAGCCTAGCCAAGGAATTTACGCCATTGCCTGGAAAATGTTGACAGAACCAGTTTTCAAAGGAATGCACAGGCTGCTTTTCGAATATAAGAGGCCACGAAGACCAGCAGAATTGGATGACGAATCCGTGGGATCATTTCTGGCCAGACGAACAGGAGGGACAGACATTCCAGATAATTTGGTGTCAGCCGTATTTCACGGTATCTATGCTGGTGATATCTACAAACTGAGTGCAAAAAGTATAATGCCCTCCCAGTGGGGAATGGAGGGGGCATTTGGAAGTATCAGTGCAGGAATATCTCAAATggcaaaattcaagaatgcGACAGCTGAAGATGCAGACCtggaggaaaaggagagaagtTCATTTACGGACAATGAGAGGGCAATTATCAACGAAACAAGTGTCTATACTTTCCGCAGAGGAATTGGCACACTATCTGAAGCACTCGATTCCTCTCTAAGGAATAATCCTAACGTGAAAATCAAGCTGGGCGAGGACGTGGGGAAAATCGAGTACGATGGACAAAGTGAAGGCATCAAG ATCTACACAGCTCAGGCTGGCGAATCATCCACCAACCATTCTTACGTTATTTCTACCTTGTCAGGCCGCACCCTCTCTACACTAACTACCCCTTCAGATGATTCTTTACTCCCTTCACTTGCGAAAACAGAGGCTGTGACAGTCATGGTTGTTAATCTCTACTACCGGGACGAAGATCTCCTTCCGGAGCGCGGTTTTGGATACCTAATCCCACGATCCATTCCTTTTGACCAGAATCCAGAGTTTGCTCTTGGTGTAGTATTTGATTCAGACGCAACAGTTGGTCAAGATACTGTTCCAGGGACCAAAGTCACCGTTATGTTGGGTGGCCATTGGTGGGACGACTTTGAAACATATCCCAGCGAGGAAGAGGGTGCTGCAATGGCAAAAGCCGTTCTCAAGCGACACCTGAAGATTGACCAAGAACCAGAAATGGTACATGCATCTTTGCAGAAAGATTGTATTCCTCAATATACTGTGGGTCATGAGCAGAGACTGAAACAAGCGCATTATGAGTTGTTGAGCGCATACAAGGGAAGACTGGCAGTAGCTGGAAATTCATACACTGGGGTGGGTGTGAATGATTGCATCAAGGCTGCTAAAGTCGTGGCAGGCGATGTTGCACGTAGTAATGACGTTACGGGACTGGAAAAGTTCGCTGAACAAAAATGGTGGGAGAAAATGATCAAACGAGAACAATAA